One stretch of Brettanomyces nanus chromosome 4, complete sequence DNA includes these proteins:
- the STT3 gene encoding oligosaccharyl transferase stt3 subunit (BUSCO:EOG09340RZH~CAZy:GT66): protein MLYSVDKEGYVRVDSSLLVAFKLLLETAIFVSISFAAISSRLFSVIRFESIIHEFDPWFNFRATKYLVSHSFYQFLNWFDDKTWYPLGRVTGGTLYPGLMVTSSVLYHFLHKIGLPIDVRNICVLLAPAFSSITSLATFLLTWEISDTVKGLRYRKTSAFFAAFFMSIVPGYISRSVAGSYDNEAIAITLLMVTFYLWIKSVRLGSVFYASLTAITYFYMVSAWGGYVFITNMIPLHVFILLLMGRFNYKLYTSYCTWYVLGTVMSMQIPFVGFLPIRSNDHMSALGVFGLLQFVLVANYLKRILSPEKFHRLMIASGSIVLTLGIAGLVLATKIGIIAPWTGRFYSLWDTSYAKIHIPIIASVSEHQPTPWASFFFDMNFLVWLFPVGVFICFQDLSDEAVFIIVYSVLASYFSGVMIRLILTLSPVVCVCGGLTVGKLCSIYMDFKDIFNSKAQKVSGAIFDTFSKLLVTSSLIFYLYYYVYHCTWVTSNAYSSPSVVLASRNPDGSSTIIDDFREAYYWLRMNTADDSKVMAWWDYGYQIGGMADRTTFVDNNTWNNTHIATVGKAMAVDERQSEVIMRRLGVDYVLVIFGGVLGYSGDDINKFLWMVRISEGIWPDEVSERNYFTPGGAYRVDDLATPAMKNSLMYKMSYYRFGDLFQGRDAMDRVRQQRLSAQYAEHINLDVLEEVFTSENWIVRIYKLKDQDTFGRDLIDLGEQKRHQLGKKALRKKTRSKPELDIRI from the coding sequence ATGTTATATTCTGTGGATAAAGAAGGCTATGTGCGCGTTGACAGCTCGCTACTTGTGGCATTTAAGCTCTTGCTTGAAACGGCCATCTTTGTGTCGATCTCCTTCGCTGCAATATCATCCAGATTGTTCTCAGTGATTAGATTCGAGTCAATTATCCATGAATTCGATCCGTGGTTTAATTTTCGTGCAACTAAGTACTTGGTCTCTCATTCTTTTTATCAATTCCTTAATTGGTTTGATGACAAGACTTGGTATCCATTGGGTCGTGTTACAGGTGGTACTCTCTATCCTGGTCTTATGGTGacttcttctgttctttATCATTTTTTGCATAAGATTGGACTTCCTATCGATGTCAGAAATATCTGTGTCTTGTTGGCTCCTGCATTTTCCTCAATTACTTCTCTCGCCACATTTCTTCTCACTTGGGAGATCTCGGATACGGTTAAGGGTCTTCGTTATCGCAAGACCTCTGCATTCTTTGCTGCATTCTTCATGAGTATAGTTCCTGGATACATCTCACGTTCTGTTGCTGGATCTTATGATAATGAGGCAATTGCCATCACTTTACTTATGGTCACCTTTTATCTCTGGATCAAGTCTGTTCGTCTTGGTTCAGTCTTTTATGCCTCTCTCACTGCTATAACCTACTTCTATATGGTTAGTGCTTGGGGTGGCTATGTCTTTATTACCAACATGATTCCATTGCATGTGTTCATTTTGCTTCTCATGGGAAGGTTCAATTACAAACTATATACTTCATATTGTACCTGGTATGTTCTTGGTACCGTGATGTCTATGCAAATTCCATTTGTTGGCTTTCTTCCAATCAGATCCAATGACCATATGTCTGCTTTAGGTGTCTTTGGCTTGCTTCAATTTGTTTTGGTGGCTAACTACCTTAAGCGCATTCTTTCTCCAGAGAAATTCCATAGACTTATGATCGCATCTGGTTCTATCGTTTTGACTTTGGGTATTGCAGGTCTTGTCTTGGCCACCAAAATTGGAATCATTGCTCCTTGGACTGGCAGATTCTATTCTCTTTGGGATACATCGTATGCTAAGATCCATATTCCAATCATTGCTTCTGTTTCAGAGCATCAGCCAACTCCTTGggcttctttcttctttgacatGAACTTCTTGGTTTGGCTTTTCCCAGTCGGAGTGTTCATATGCTTCCAGGACTTATCTGACGAGGCAGTTTTCATTATTGTTTATTCAGTTCTGGCTTCCTATTTTTCCGGTGTTATGATTCGGTTGATATTAACTTTATCTCCTGTTGTGTGCGTCTGCGGAGGTCTTACTGTTGGAAAGCTTTGCAGCATCTATATGgatttcaaagatattttTAATTCCAAGGCTCAGAAGGTGTCTGGTGCCATTTTTGACACATTTTCCAAGTTACTTGTCACCTCGtctctcatcttctatTTATACTACTATGTTTATCACTGCACGTGGGTCACTTCCAACGCTTACTCTTCGCCATCTGTTGTGTTGGCGTCGAGAAATCCCGACGGAAGCAGCACCATTATAGACGATTTCAGAGAAGCCTACTACTGGCTTCGAATGAACACTGCAGATGACTCCAAAGTGATGGCATGGTGGGATTATGGATACCAGATCGGAGGTATGGCGGATAGAACCACTTTTGTGGACAACAACACGTGGAATAACACTCATATTGCCACTGTTGGTAAAGCTATGGCTGTGGATGAGAGGCAGTCCGAAGTTATAATGAGAAGACTCGGTGTTGATTACGTGCTAGTGATATTTGGTGGTGTGTTAGGATATTCTGGcgatgatatcaataaaTTTCTCTGGATGGTGCGTATATCTGAGGGTATATGGCCGGATGAGGTCAGTGAGAGAAACTATTTCACGCCAGGAGGGGCGTATAGGGTGGATGACTTGGCTACCCCTGCGATGAAGAACTCACTTATGTACAAAATGTCGTACTACAGATTTGGTGATCTTTTCCAAGGAAGAGATGCGATGGATCGTGTTCGTCAGCAGAGATTGAGCGCTCAGTACGCAGAACACATCAATTTGGATGTGTTGGAAGAGGTGTTTACAAGTGAGAACTGGATAGTTAGAATCTACAAACTTAAGGACCAGGATACATTTGGTCGTGATTTGATTGATCTAGGAGAGCAAAAGAGACATCAACTGGGCAAGAAGGCACttagaaagaagacgagATCCAAACCTGAACTAGATATTCGGATTTGA
- a CDS encoding uncharacterized protein (EggNog:ENOG41), translating into MTKSIFVTGATGLVGKHTVDLLLKEGYHVIGLARSDVSEKALKAKGCEVIRGDLENIEALKKGASESDGVIHLGFVHNFAEFEKSVLIDRAASAAMLSTLKGTDKPFINIGGKPSSHAEFSVFDLRAETEKQVLAYASQGVRVMSVRLPPTVHGKDDVHGFIPMLSGTAQKVGYSFYIGEGKNVWPAVNVDDAASLISLAVKKGKAGKVYTAVGEPGVPLKVIAEAIGKKHNLQSKSIIYEEAQKKLGFLAELVRMGELTSSEETQKELGWKPTHATLVEDIAEFY; encoded by the coding sequence ATGACCAAATCAATTTTCGTTACTGGAGCCACGGGCCTAGTGGGTAAACATACGGTTGACTTACTACTCAAGGAAGGATATCACGTGATAGGACTTGCTAGATCTGATGTTTCGGAAAAGGCCCTCAAGGCTAAGGGTTGTGAGGTAATCAGAGGAGATTTGGAGAACATAGAGGCATTAAAGAAAGGAGCATCGGAAAGTGATGGTGTTATTCATTTAGGATTCGTCCACAATTTCGCGGAGTTCGAGAAGAGCGTGCTGATCGATCGAGCTGCCAGCGCTGCAATGCTTTCTACTTTGAAGGGTACTGACAAGCCATTCATCAACATTGGGGGCAAGCCTAGTTCTCATGCCGAGTTCTCTGTTTTTGATTTGCGTGCCGAAACCGAGAAACAAGTGTTGGCGTATGCTTCACAAGGTGTAAGAGTTATGAGCGTCAGACTTCCGCCTACTGTTCATGGAAAGGATGATGTTCACGGCTTTATACCTATGCTATCTGGAACTGCGCAAAAAGTAGGATACAGTTTTTACATTGGAGAAGGTAAGAATGTCTGGCCCGCTGTGaatgttgatgatgctgCTTCATTAATTTCGCTCGCAGTAAAGAAGGGTAAAGCAGGAAAAGTTTATACTGCTGTGGGCGAGCCAGGAGTTCCCTTGAAGGTTATTGCCGAGGCCATCGGAAAAAAGCACAATTTGCAAAGCAAATCCATCATTTACGAAGAAGCACAGAAGAAATTGGGATTCCTCGCTGAGTTGGTTCGCATGGGTGAACTTACATCGAGTGAAGAGACACAGAAGGAGTTAGGATGGAAGCCAACCCATGCCACTTTAGTGGAAGATATCGCTGAATTTTACTGA